A region of Colletotrichum destructivum chromosome 11, complete sequence DNA encodes the following proteins:
- a CDS encoding Putative cytochrome P450 has protein sequence MLHLQLDLPLMVTSFGVPRDALVFLLPFLVGVVSVSTFLLYQWSSPDLSGFPTAVEDPGDSSPEQKSPIALGPVGRIIQASYNKYKRPFVMKLSLGTSIVLPHKYIDDFKNNKDFDNHDFVVEMFQTKIPGLHPVDITTHDDRIFPTVVKSRMTQALGHLTAHLKDEASTAVERYFSGGGDWKAGPIYGPIVEVMSSLVSLAFVGGDFQQRDEWRALTSAYIGKLFPAHHIMRSWPRWSRSYVHWFLPELQDVRARLKEINNLLEPHVQRRIAAREQREHDGKQPLKSLDSVDWALDAAKGRTFDVIGCQLALTIAALHTSSNTTWNSLLDIVYNQEIIQPLREEIIRVVQEDDGLKTVSIAKLELLDSCMKESQRMHPIQYGVMGRRVRKTTQLHDGTRIPKGVITIVAPPAMLDADVFENPGKWDGYRFLKKRQQPGEEKKWLFTATSPEQYAFGTGAHACPGRHFAGTTIKLILAHLLMRYDWKRPEGAERRPDPIEMSLDWAVDPSARLAWKPRSPEVAL, from the exons ATGTTGCACCTACAGCTCGACCTGCCGTTGATGGTGACATCTTTTGGTGTTCCTCGAGATGCTTTGGTCTTTCTCCTTCCATTTCTCGTTGGGGTAGTCTCAGTATCTACTTTCTTACTATACCAATGGTCCAGTCCTGACTTATCAGGCTTCCCGACTGCGGTTGAGGATCCTGGTGATTCTTCCCCTGAGCAGAAATCCCCAATTGCACTTGGACCGGTCGGTAGAATTATTCAGGCCAGCTACAACAAG TACAAGAGGCCTTTCGTGATGAAGTTAAGTCTAGGAACCTCGATAGTCCTGCCTCACAAATACATCGACGATTTCAAGAATAACAAAGATTTTGATAATCACGACTTCGTCGTTGAG ATGTTTCAAACGAAAATCCCGGGCCTTCATCCTGTCGACATAACAACCCATGACGATCGCATCTTTCCAACAGTTGTCAAGTCAAGAATGACTCAAGCACTCG GCCACTTGACCGCTCATCTGAAGGATGAAGCATCTACAGCAGTTGAACGCTATTTCtccggtggtggtg ATTGGAAAGCGGGTCCCATATATGGACCTATCGTTGAGGTGATGTCGAGCCTTGTCTCGCTGGCCTTCGTCGGTGGCGACTTTCAACAACGAGATGAGTGGAGAGCCCTCACCAGCGCCTATATCGGGAAACTTTTCCCAGCCCACCATATAATGAGGAGCTGGCCTCGTTGGTCACGAAGCTATGTACACTGGTTCTTGCCCGAGCTGCAAGATGTCCGAGCACGATTGAAGGAGATCAATAATCTCCTGGAACCTCATGTGCAACGTAGGATTGCCGCCAGGGAACAACGAGAACACGATGGAAAGCAGCCTCTCAAATCGCTCGACTCAGTAGACTGGGCTCTGGACGCTGCGAAAGGAAGAACGTTCGACGTCATCGGGTGCCAGTTGGCGCTCACGATAGCCGCATTACACACATCGAGCAACACTACATGGAATTCTTTGCTGGACATTGTATACAATCAAGAGATCATCCAACCTCTCAGAGAAGAGATCATACGAGTCGTCcaagaagatgatggcctcAAGACAGTATCCATCGCCAAGTTGGAACTTTTGGACAGCTGTATGAAGGAGAGCCAGCGGATGCATCCGATACAATACG GTGTCATGGGCCGACGAGTGAGAAAAACGACACAACTACACGACGGCACCCGTATCCCGAAGGGTGTCATCACCATTGTTGCCCCTCCGGCAATGCTCGACGCAGATGTGTTCGAAAACCCAGGGAAATGGGATGGGTATCGCTTCCTGAAGAAGAGACAACAGCCAGGAGAGGAGAAAAAATGGCTCTTCACCGCTACTTCTCCTGAACAATATGCTTTCGGGACTGGGGCCCACGCCTGCCCAGGACGGCACTTTGCTGGTACAACCATCAAGCTTATTCTGGCCCATCTTCTTATGAGGTACGACTGGAAAAGGCCAGAGGGGGCGGAAAGACGGCCGGATCCCATTGAGATGTCCCTAGACTGGGCTGTTGATCCCTCTGCCAGATTAGCTTGGAAGCCGAGGTCTCCTGAAGTGGCGTTGTAG
- a CDS encoding Putative alpha/Beta hydrolase — protein sequence MVSGEKKASTEDRKRRSATHPPKTFRERFLHSLPFYTGPYGVSFLEIEAPVSQPRVVSNLRRDNVPLLRLDTVLFAVYYPCALKTKTDDHSAPENDGKGKAGGNGIKSQPSRVGWLPRPRVLTCKGYAKFFSVPNLPVTAYIAATSMFTKLPALRNAKLAGHWPEDMLGDDGPTGRTARNEESSSGTSPTFPVIIFSHGLGGSRMSYSSICGELASYGFIVVAVEHRDGSGARTYVNLPETRDVSDSDSSTAYVKSFSAQKIKNKKKGKQSDRHYCVDYLFPKDNAQDTAPHNARGVDTELRTAQIEMRMAEMEEAYRILGRINSGRGHEVEATNLRRKGNVASSSQGLTGIMWEDWKGRMFLENVTIMGHSFGGATTVETLRTESFAWVGQGIILDAWGPATVLP from the coding sequence ATGGTGTCGGGAGAGAAAAAGGCCTCGACCGAGGACAGGAAACGACGATCGGCGACGCACCCGCCCAAGACCTTCAGGGAGCGCTTCCTCCACTCGCTGCCGTTCTACACGGGACCTTATGGCGTAAGCTTCCTCGAGATTGAGGCGCCCGTCAGCCAGCCGCGTGTGGTTTCCAACCTCAGGCGCGATAACGTGCCGCTGCTTAGGCTCGACACCGTCCTGTTCGCCGTCTACTACCCGTGCGCCCTCAAGACCAAGACAGACGACCACTCCGCTCCCGAGAACGACGGCAAGGGGAAAGCCGGCGGGAATGGGATCAAGTCGCAGCCCTCGCGGGTCGGATGGCTCCCTCGCCCGCGTGTTCTCACCTGCAAGGGCTACGCCAAGTTCTTCAGCGTCCCGAACCTGCCGGTGACGGCCTACATCGCCGCCACTTCCATGTTCACCAAGCTCCCGGCGTTGCGCAATGCCAAGCTCGCGGGACACTGGCCGGAAGACAtgctgggcgacgacgggcccACTGGACGGACGGCACGCAACGAGGAGTCGAGTTCCGGCACGAGCCCGACTTTCcccgtcatcatcttcagcCACGGTCTCGGGGGCTCCAGGATGAGCTACAGCTCCATCTGTGGCGAGCTGGCGAGCTACGGTTTCATCGTCGTGGCGGTGGAGCACCGGGACGGGAGCGGCGCCAGAACTTACGTCAACCTGCCCGAGACTCGCGATGTGTCCGACAGCGATTCGTCGACAGCGTACGTCAAGAGCTTCAGCGCCCAGAAaatcaagaacaagaaaaaggGCAAGCAGAGCGACCGGCACTACTGTGTCGACTACCTCTTCCCCAAAGACAACGCCCAGGACACTGCGCCCCATAACGCACGCGGTGTCGACACGGAATTGAGAACGGCCCAGATCGAGATGAGAATggcggagatggaggaggcctACCGCATCCTCGGGCGCATCAATAGCGGCCGGGGGCACGAGGTGGAAGCTACGAACCTGAGGAGGAAGGGCAACGTCGCCTCCAGCTCCCAGGGTCTCACAGGGATCATGTGGGAAGACTGGAAGGGCAGGATGTTCCTCGAGAACGTGACCATCATGGGCCATTCGTTCGGCGGGGCCACGACGGTCGAAACCTTGCGGACGGAATCGTTCGCCTGGGTCGGCCAGggcatcatcctcgacgcTTGGGGCCCAGCCACCGTGCTGCCTTAG
- a CDS encoding Putative Ctr copper transporter: MNSFLMARHGDDEHGATGAVTASEAMPGMAMSSGAMNDSHGTSGGSTGMMMMTIFQTNMKTPLYTETWTPTTIGTYAATSIFLIFLAFALRSMLALKSIQEKRWMGKDFKRRHLSVNGKLVMAGKMSTDSMAKQIVLSETGVEQYVTVVQQQHGVWRPWRFSVDPIRALIDTVIAGVGYLIMLAVMTMNVGYLLSVLGGVFLGSLAFGRFATRGEH; this comes from the exons ATGAACAGCTTTCTCATGGCCAGACACGGCGATGATGAACACGGGGCGACAGGTGCAGTCACCGCCTCCGAGGCCATGCCGGGAATGGCTATGAGCTCCGGCGCGATGAACGACAGCCATGGCACTTCGGGCGGGAGCACgggcatgatgatgatgaccaTCTTCCAGACCAACATGAAGACTCCCCTCTACACCGAGACTTGGACTCCGACCACCATAGGCACCTACGCCGCCACgtccatcttcctcatcttcctcgccttTGCCCTCCGCAGCATGTTGGCTCTGAAGTCCATTCAGGAGAAGCGATGGATGGGCAAGGACTTCAAGCGCCGCCATCTCAGCGTCAACGGGAAGCTGGTCATGGCCGGGAAGATGTCAACGGATAGCATGGCCAAGCAGATTGTGCTTTCGGAAACCGGCGTCGAGCAATACGTCACCGttgtccagcagcagcacggtGTCTGGCGTCCGTGGAGATTCTCCGTCGATCCCATCCGAGCTTTGATTGACACTGTGATTGCCGGCGTTGGCTATCTCAT CATGCTGGCTGTCATGACCATGAACGTTGGCTACCTCCTCTCGGTGCTCGGCGGTGTCTTCCTGGGCAGTCTTGCCTTCGGTCGTTTTGCCACCAGGGGCGAGCACTAG
- a CDS encoding Putative zn(2)Cys(6) fungal-type DNA-binding domain-containing protein: protein MTRFVVYNRDTESGGPAALVVAARSSTDSCFGSALPLSLDSSTRAPIPTTVSDGADHAVQATTRLNLLSPVNPPRSWSPARPACVLPALKVTMRSQRNILPAGPSAASSASSERESTPQSSTGTALNVLRRRPQTKIACTSCRRKKSKCGGQRPVCSLCASMDRTRCEYDAGPDITRFAALKIKHEELQRRVTLFEELFRLLSICSEAESVEIIHRMRTVNIETDLEDLVKFIKNANLLMQLASA from the coding sequence ATGACGCGCTTCGTTGTATACAATCGAGACACCGAATCGGGCGGACCTGCTGCTCTTGTAGTTGCGGCCCGCTCTAGCACTGACTCCTGCTTTGGTTctgccctccctctctctctcgattCGTCCACCCGTGCGCCGATTCCAACTACTGTCAGCGACGGTGCTGATCACGCTGTCCAGGCTACTACACGCCTGAACCTCCTATCGCCAGTCAATCCTCCACGATCCTGGTCGCCCGCCAGGCCTGCCTGTGTCCTTCCTGCGCTCAAGGTCACGATGAGATCCCAGCGAAATATTCTACCCGCAGGCCCatcagcagccagcagcgcctCATCAGAACGGGAGTCGACACCGCAATCCTCCACCGGAACCGCCTTGAATGTgcttcgacgccgtcccCAGACAAAGATTGCTTGCACTTCGTGTCGTCGGAAGAAATCAAAGTGCGGTGGCCAGCGCCCCGTGTGCTCCTTATGTGCCAGCATGGACCGTACAAGGTGTGAGTACGACGCCGGCCCAGACATTACTCGCTTTGCCGCCCTCAAAATCAAGCACGAGGAACTGCAGCGCCGCGTTACCCTCTTCGAAGAACTCTTTCGCCTGCTGTCGATAtgctccgaggccgagtccGTCGAAATCATACACCGCATGCGCACCGTCAATATCGAAACGGACCTCGAAGACCTCGTCAAGTTCATCAAGAACGCCAACTTGTTGATGCAACTGGCCTCCGCCTAG
- a CDS encoding Putative cytochrome P450 has protein sequence MGERKYAPNDARVDFVKDQISQGTAQPSFIGTFINEGLGNEKGKWGDLQEAQNVVGLMAIAGALTIDSPIQSFLLAMLHYPEWQTRLQNEIDEVCGGKCPMWTDREKLPLLRAVVKEVIRWRPPVPTGIPHAVEKDDVYNGYFIPAGATIHALEWGITRDESIYPDPESFNPDRWLQPEYPTYKEPLTRFPNLDGFSQFGFGRRTCQGVPIVDQDLFLTMGGMAWAFNIQRKRNADGTEVPVHWNDYTPLLIAKPAPFEFDAVVRTPEKAELMRSMFEAAKEEEEHEEMMMKMGMPDVDPVDTKKQSAAPMSTKPLPSSLRMNLRQRKEEGEHEKKYREHERDIPGCPGRWATESDIDSGNEKGYVDDDSCSGQTWDVTA, from the exons ATGGG ggaaagaaaataTGCCCCCAACGATGCAAGAGTCGACTTCGTCAAGGACCAGATCTCGCAGGGCACCGCGCAGCCGAGCTTCATCGGCACCTTCATCAACGAGGGGCTCGGCAACGAGAAGGGCAAATGGGGCGATCTGCAGGAGGCCCagaacgtcgtcggcctcatggccatcgccggcgccctgaCCATCGACAGCCCCATCCAgagcttcctcctcgccatgCTGCACTACCCGGAGTGGCAGACCCGCCTGCAGAATGAAATTGACGAGGTGTGCGGGGGCAAGTGCCCGATGTGGACGGATCGTGAGAAGCTGCCCTTGTTGAGGGCTGTCGTCAAGGAGGTTATCCGCTGGAGGCCCCCTGTTCCCACGG GCATCCCCCACGCTGTCGAGAAGGATGACGTCTACAACGGCTACTTCATCCCTGCTGGCGCCACGATCCATGCTCTTGAGTG GGGTATCACCCGTGACGAGTCCATCTACCCGGACCCCGAATCTTTCAACCCGGACCGCTGGCTTCAACCCGAGTATCCGACGTACAAAGAGCCCCTCACGCGGTTCCCCAACCTCGACGGCTTCAGCCAGTTCGGCTTCGGACGCCGGACGTGCCAGGGTGTGCCCATCGTCGACCAAGACCTCTTCCTGaccatgggcggcatggccTGGGCCTTTAACATCCAGCGCAAGcgcaacgccgacggcaccgaggtGCCGGTGCACTGGAACGACTACACGCCGCTGCTGATCGCCAAGCCGGCGCCCTTCGagttcgacgccgtcgtgcgcacgcccgagaaggccgagctGATGCGGTCCATGTTCGAGGCTgccaaggaagaggaggagcacgaggagatgatgatgaagatgggcATGCCCGACGTCGACCCGGTGGATACCAAGAAGCAGAGCGCCGCGCCCATGTCGACCaagccgctgccgtcgtcccTGAGAATGAACCTTCGCcagaggaaggaggagggcgagcacGAGAAGAAATACCGCGAGCACGAGCGCGACATCCCCGGGTGCCCCGGCCGGTGGGCGACGGAGAGCGACATTGACTCGGGGAACGAGAAGGGCTACGTCGATGATGACAGCTGCTCCGGGC AGACTTGGGATGTGACGGCTTAG